In Colletotrichum higginsianum IMI 349063 chromosome 1, whole genome shotgun sequence, the DNA window GAGTCCCCCGGGCATTACCTGTTTTGGGAAATCAAGAGCGACGATTAAACACTGCGATTGGCTACCtcgtttttcttcttcttcttcttcttctccgctTTCTGCTCTCCTTAACCCTGCTTCTGACGCACGCTACGCTCGTCGCCCAGGCCCtggtcgaggatggcgtcctcgatGAGGCGGCGCAGCTCGGCCTGGCCCTCGTCCGTGTGGAAgtcctctctctcggccAGCTGTTCTATCCGGCGCTTGAACTCggggtcgacctcgtcggggacctcgtcggcctgaTCCATTGTGCCAAGCGTCACAGCGAGACCCTCAGGGACGGGCGGCATGTCGACGGGCGGTGCGGCAGTGTCGGATGCTTCGGTGGTTTGGGCTGCGGTGGTTTGGACAtcaccctcggcggcggcggcggcggcggcagcggcagttCGTTGGGACTCGATGCCGTTGAGGTACTGTGCGACTTCGGGGTagtcggcctcgccctcgatcTTCTGGCTGGCGGTGATACCGTCGGCACCCTTGGCGTTGATGTCGGcgcccagctcctcgacgaggcacTTTGCCGCCTCGAcggtctcgacgacgaacagagccgtctcctcgtcctcgtccctcAGGTCGACATTGACGCCGAACTCCCGGACCAGAGCACGCAAGAGATCGAGGTGGTTGTAgctcgcggcggcgtggaCGAGAGAGTAGCCGTGCTCGTCCTGGcccgcggcgatggcggggttCTCGCGGAGGAGCGTGAGCAGGGCCGCGgggttgtcggcggcgaggaggtagGGGTTGGAGGCCATCTTTAGTTGTGGTGGCTTGGCCTTTGGGTGTCTGGTTTGGTTGGCTACTTGGTAGTAGTTTGTGTGAAATGGAAGAAATTGAGGCCAAATCTGAAGGTGGCGCAGGCGTATCTGTTCTCGATGGAGATGCGACGCGATGAATGCAATGGGGTGCGAATGGGAAATTTTCTGCCGTGCGATGCGGGGAGCTCCTGGTGTGACGCATACCCCACCCCTCCAAGTCAGTCCTACCGCCTTCCGAAAGGGCATTAGCGCTCCTAGCGGCCCAGGGGGTTGAAGGCCCTGAACAAGCAACTGGCCCCTCCACTCCTCGCACTGCAGCCGCTAATGGCCCTATCTATCTTAACCCTCTGGTAAGtaagtacctaggtacttaTCCAGGCAGTGTAGTGTGCCCTGCGACCACAGCAGCGCCAACGTCCGAGGCTCATTTTTGAACCCTCCCAGATGTGGAAAGCGCAAATGCAAGTTCCCATTATCTGATCTCACCCCCTGTGCGTGGCTGCCGGTGTGACTGACTGACGACGGACGGACTGAccctcatctcatctcatctcatcttaCCTTACCTGACCTTGGGTACTGAGGACTCTCTGTCTGtccctttttctctctttctctgttTCCCAAGGCAAAAGCCACACCTCCGATTGAGGCCGCTTGACAGAAATACCCAACAAGAGCAAGTGAAGTGACTCACCTCCTGTTTGTTGCGTTCGAAATCTCGGCCTACCTAGGCTGCCATCCTTGCCTACAAAAGCAAACATCGTCCTTGACGATATATCAAGTGAGGCCATTACCATACACACACAACCCGTTCTCTCTTCTGATAGAACAGACAGGCATCAGTCAGGCAGGAGTCACCGcttgtctttctctcttcatGTTCATCGCCCGCCGGGCTCCCATCTTCTTCGCTTCTAGACCATCTCTACTCCCTTTCTCAACCACAAATACCCGCCTCTTCTCCGCAGCCAtggcaacagcaacaacagcagaGGCAGCGCCCTTGCCCAAGGCCCCCTATGTTCCCCAGGACGTCGAAAAGGTCGCCAGCATGGTGCGCGCCCTTGACGGCGCCAAGAAGCTCAGCAAGTCCAAAGCCGGAGGCTTCTCCTGTAAGAAGACGTCGTTCGACGTAAAGACGTCCCAggatggcgtcgtcgtcgactcgtGGAAGATGCAGGAGTGGGACTACAAGAAGAAAGACCTGCCCACCTACGCCCGCGGCCTCTTTACAACAAAGAACCGGGGCAACGAGCCCGAGATCGTCGTGCGTGGCTACGACAAGTTCTtcaacgtcggcgaggtcccCGAGACAAAGTGGGAGAACATACTCACGCGCACGAGGGGGCCGTACGAGCTCACCCTCAAGGAGAACGGCTGCATCATCTTCGTCTCGGGCCTTGAGGACGGCACCCTGCTCGTCTGCAGCAAGCACTCGACCGGTGAGAGAGGCGACTCCGACATCAGCCACGCCATCGCCGGAGAGCGCATGATCGAGAAGCAGCTGGCCGCCCTGGGCAAGACCAAAGAGGACCTCGCCAGGGAGCTGCGCGACCGcaacgccaccgccgtcgccgagctctGTGACGACGCCTTCGAAGAGCACATCCTCGAGTACGGTCCGGACAAGGCTGGCCTGTACATCCACGGCATCAACCTCAACCTGCCTGAGTTCGTCACCTACCCTAGCACCCTGGTTCAGTCCTTCGGCGATGCCTGGGGCTTCCGCCAGGTCGGCCTCATCACCATGCACGACGTCAACGAGGTCAAGGCCTTCCTCGAGCAGGTTGCCGAGACGGGCGCCTACGGCGACCGCGACGTCGAGGGTTTCGTCATCCGCTGCAAGGAGAGCCACGACCCGGCCTCGGCCCCTTACCGCGACTGGTTCTTCAAGTACAAGTTCGAAGAGCCTTACCTAATGTACCGCCAGTGGAGAGAGTGCACCAAGGCCATGATCACGGGCAAGCCACC includes these proteins:
- a CDS encoding Ankyrin repeat protein, giving the protein MASNPYLLAADNPAALLTLLRENPAIAAGQDEHGYSLVHAAASYNHLDLLRALVREFGVNVDLRDEDEETALFVVETVEAAKCLVEELGADINAKGADGITASQKIEGEADYPEVAQYLNGIESQRTAAAAAAAAAEGDVQTTAAQTTEASDTAAPPVDMPPVPEGLAVTLGTMDQADEVPDEVDPEFKRRIEQLAEREDFHTDEGQAELRRLIEDAILDQGLGDERSVRQKQG